The Selenomonas sp. AB3002 genome contains a region encoding:
- a CDS encoding PD-(D/E)XK nuclease domain-containing protein yields the protein MLKIPNVEVRMAYRKEILSHIVPSQGETLLRDMLRAMMAGDTKEFSEHLADILQDFVSYHDTAQPESFHQGVNDSHDAEASVRCLYHGMMLGFSVLLDGKYRVESNRESGYGRFDLAFFPLKPVTPGVILELKAAKSEEELEEKAQEALGQIAEKEYTHELSRQGVKEIWSYGIAFQGKKVCMAGM from the coding sequence TTGCTGAAAATTCCCAATGTGGAAGTCCGCATGGCCTATCGAAAGGAAATCCTTAGTCACATCGTCCCCAGCCAAGGTGAAACCCTGCTGCGGGATATGCTTCGTGCCATGATGGCCGGGGACACAAAAGAATTCTCGGAACACCTTGCCGATATCCTGCAGGATTTCGTGAGCTATCACGATACTGCCCAGCCCGAGAGTTTTCACCAGGGCGTAAACGACTCACATGATGCTGAAGCATCGGTTCGCTGTTTATATCACGGTATGATGCTTGGCTTCTCCGTACTCCTTGACGGAAAATACCGGGTGGAGTCCAATCGCGAATCCGGCTACGGCCGCTTCGACCTGGCCTTTTTCCCTCTAAAACCGGTCACCCCCGGGGTTATCCTGGAACTTAAGGCTGCCAAATCCGAGGAGGAACTGGAAGAAAAAGCCCAAGAGGCTTTGGGGCAGATTGCGGAAAAAGAGTACACACACGAACTATCCCGACAGGGCGTAAAGGAAATCTGGAGTTACGGCATCGCCTTCCAGGGGAAGAAGGTTTGCATGGCAGGGATGTAA
- a CDS encoding HNH endonuclease, which translates to MIEKGGCESLEKVTPRNDIATSRRQHLEKNATVSDSEREKLEHITTIREDLAGKKHPDTGVLYRKRIVETSDGKQVEGVFPKFPSVYDTKLSPEQYKASDAVQFNTCKQKLKESVNNNPDMRSKFNAKQLGQIENGDRPSGYTWHHNEKQGRMQLVPTEVHSKTPHTGGRSIWGGGSDYR; encoded by the coding sequence ATGATAGAGAAAGGTGGATGTGAATCTCTTGAGAAGGTGACACCGCGAAATGATATTGCTACCTCCAGAAGGCAACATCTGGAAAAGAATGCAACGGTATCTGATTCGGAAAGGGAGAAGCTGGAGCATATAACGACAATTCGTGAAGATCTGGCAGGTAAAAAACATCCTGATACAGGTGTGTTGTATAGGAAGAGAATAGTAGAGACTTCTGATGGTAAGCAAGTTGAGGGAGTATTTCCTAAATTTCCTAGTGTTTATGATACTAAGCTTTCGCCAGAGCAATACAAAGCATCAGATGCAGTTCAGTTCAATACTTGCAAACAAAAGTTAAAAGAATCTGTGAATAATAATCCTGATATGAGAAGCAAATTCAACGCAAAACAACTTGGCCAAATTGAAAATGGAGACAGGCCAAGTGGTTATACATGGCACCATAATGAAAAGCAGGGTAGGATGCAGTTGGTTCCTACAGAAGTACATAGCAAAACGCCACATACTGGAGGAAGAAGCATATGGGGCGGTGGAAGTGATTATAGATAA
- a CDS encoding transposase: MLRSYLLSVWLKSNSLVGWAERLRSDESLAILSGFSPDHTPSFGAFYDFFHRLWPGGNNFLPHLRYRRKKPPKGKSNGEKSPSFDKDHAATVIKFFDGHSAGGILMTKLHIIGEIYNRVFLAGSIHKDLLDVRKLVLAGDGTPVQVSNRERSHSMCDCYKKGIDSCHHKRWFSQPDANWGWDSSRNFFYFGYNLYLFTDANSGLPVFPILERASRHDLPAMLHGLACIKAFFADWNISALILDSAHDATAVYEMCSKSSITPFIDLNPRGTKSAEEKGYTISDDGVPICPLGLPLKPDGTDKKRHRAKYICPKTKYAERLCLCDKRCTKSTYGRVVHISLKDNPRLFCDPPRGSPQWKQIYNKRTSAERANKRIKIDGLLEEGRHHSSMMWYIRLFAIISVIHVKAWRKHA; the protein is encoded by the coding sequence ATGCTGCGTTCCTACTTGCTTTCCGTCTGGCTTAAGTCTAACTCTCTTGTTGGCTGGGCTGAACGTCTGCGCTCTGATGAGTCTCTGGCCATACTATCAGGCTTTTCACCCGACCATACCCCATCCTTCGGCGCTTTTTATGACTTCTTCCATCGCCTATGGCCAGGAGGCAACAATTTCTTGCCTCACCTGCGCTACCGCAGGAAGAAACCGCCTAAAGGAAAGAGCAATGGCGAAAAGTCTCCGTCCTTCGACAAAGATCATGCTGCCACCGTCATCAAGTTTTTTGATGGACACAGTGCCGGAGGTATCCTCATGACCAAGCTGCACATCATCGGTGAAATCTACAACAGGGTATTCCTGGCCGGTTCGATTCACAAAGATCTTCTGGATGTCAGGAAACTGGTTCTGGCCGGTGACGGCACTCCAGTGCAGGTTTCTAACCGTGAGCGAAGCCACTCGATGTGCGATTGCTATAAAAAGGGCATCGACAGTTGCCACCACAAGCGCTGGTTCTCCCAGCCCGATGCCAATTGGGGCTGGGATTCGTCCAGAAATTTCTTTTACTTTGGCTATAACCTCTATCTCTTCACGGATGCTAACTCCGGATTGCCTGTCTTCCCTATCCTGGAGCGTGCATCCCGCCACGACCTTCCTGCCATGCTACACGGACTTGCCTGCATCAAGGCGTTCTTTGCGGACTGGAATATTTCCGCTTTGATCCTTGATTCCGCACACGATGCAACTGCTGTGTACGAAATGTGCAGCAAAAGCAGCATAACCCCCTTCATAGACTTGAATCCTCGTGGTACCAAATCAGCTGAGGAGAAGGGATATACAATAAGTGATGACGGTGTGCCAATCTGTCCTCTTGGACTTCCCCTGAAACCTGATGGCACTGATAAGAAACGGCACAGAGCCAAATATATTTGTCCGAAGACAAAATACGCAGAAAGGCTATGCTTGTGCGACAAGCGCTGTACCAAATCCACTTATGGTCGTGTTGTGCATATAAGCCTTAAGGATAATCCACGGCTGTTCTGCGATCCTCCACGCGGTTCACCTCAATGGAAGCAAATCTACAACAAGCGCACATCTGCTGAACGGGCCAACAAACGCATAAAGATTGACGGGCTACTGGAAGAAGGACGCCATCACTCTTCCATGATGTGGTATATTAGGTTATTCGCAATAATATCCGTCATACACGTAAAGGCCTGGCGTAAGCATGCGTGA
- a CDS encoding GTPase domain-containing protein, translating into MHDKENNKIYKGLRKKGLTVAEKKKELEKKVDSCKEKGELPVANIIVAGITGSGKSTLVNAVFGEEMAATGMGKPVTEHIAEYKPKDKPICIWDTVGFELDSSKTGASIKSIRETIRKKAKSEDVFDRIHAIWYCITADSNRVQPKEIEFIKRLYEEGVPFIIVITKCHLAEEDTDRFENEIKNATEENGMNNIDIIQILAKPYKARGADKPIPSFGLPKLIDVTLAKLPKFIVSAFTAAQKVNKNVKRDECGKIILRIARESIGFLNKLVIIGIIPLSMNIREMLIGISKQYNEVVPDVKIDEFILPRLKDLLLMWAKAQLPIDMVKSQIFDFLEEKEREGFKLKNCKMSDFGKTQYLIVYVGVSFVEAYEQVWDEVNDGQLKELKEKTDRLAEVLKVKFRNYK; encoded by the coding sequence ATGCACGATAAAGAAAATAATAAAATTTATAAAGGTTTGCGTAAAAAAGGTTTGACTGTAGCTGAGAAGAAAAAGGAATTAGAGAAAAAGGTTGATTCATGTAAGGAAAAAGGAGAATTACCTGTAGCAAATATCATTGTTGCAGGTATTACTGGATCTGGAAAAAGTACTTTAGTTAATGCAGTGTTTGGAGAAGAGATGGCAGCTACAGGTATGGGGAAGCCTGTTACTGAACATATTGCGGAATATAAGCCTAAAGACAAGCCGATATGTATTTGGGATACAGTCGGATTTGAACTTGATTCTAGTAAAACGGGAGCTTCTATTAAATCAATAAGAGAAACGATTAGAAAGAAAGCTAAATCTGAAGATGTTTTTGATAGGATACATGCTATTTGGTATTGCATAACTGCTGATTCAAACCGCGTTCAACCGAAGGAAATAGAGTTTATTAAAAGATTATATGAAGAGGGCGTACCTTTTATTATTGTTATAACTAAATGTCACCTTGCTGAAGAAGACACTGATCGTTTCGAAAATGAAATAAAAAATGCAACTGAAGAAAATGGTATGAATAATATTGATATCATTCAGATTTTAGCTAAGCCTTATAAGGCAAGGGGAGCGGATAAGCCTATCCCTTCTTTTGGTTTACCTAAATTGATAGACGTAACATTGGCTAAATTGCCTAAATTTATCGTCAGCGCATTTACGGCAGCTCAGAAAGTAAATAAAAATGTGAAAAGAGATGAATGTGGAAAAATTATTTTGAGAATAGCACGGGAATCTATAGGATTTCTAAATAAGCTGGTAATTATAGGGATAATACCACTTTCAATGAATATTAGAGAAATGCTTATTGGTATAAGCAAGCAATATAATGAAGTGGTTCCTGATGTAAAGATCGATGAATTTATTTTGCCACGATTGAAAGATCTTTTGCTGATGTGGGCAAAAGCACAGCTTCCAATAGATATGGTGAAAAGTCAAATCTTTGATTTCCTTGAAGAAAAAGAACGTGAAGGATTCAAACTAAAGAATTGTAAAATGTCCGATTTTGGTAAAACTCAATATCTCATAGTTTATGTTGGTGTTTCCTTCGTAGAAGCGTATGAGCAAGTTTGGGATGAGGTGAACGATGGACAGTTAAAAGAATTGAAAGAGAAAACTGATAGATTGGCTGAAGTGCTTAAGGTAAAATTTAGAAATTATAAGTAA
- a CDS encoding methylglyoxal synthase, translating to METIALIAHDKKKEEMLDFASNHKELLSKFHLVATRTTGTLLKEKLGLEVETMMSGPLGGDQQIGALVATEKVHYVIFMRDPLTSQPHEPDINALLRLCDVHNIPLATNRKSGHILLQYADKKLNEQD from the coding sequence ATGGAAACTATTGCTTTGATTGCTCATGACAAGAAGAAGGAAGAAATGCTGGACTTTGCTTCTAATCACAAGGAGCTGCTCTCCAAGTTCCATCTGGTTGCTACCCGTACCACCGGCACGCTGCTGAAGGAGAAACTGGGGCTGGAGGTGGAAACCATGATGTCCGGTCCTCTGGGAGGCGACCAGCAGATCGGCGCTTTGGTGGCTACGGAGAAGGTGCATTATGTGATTTTCATGAGGGATCCCCTGACCTCTCAGCCTCATGAACCGGATATCAATGCGCTGCTCAGGCTCTGCGATGTGCACAATATCCCTCTGGCGACCAACAGGAAGAGTGGCCATATCCTCTTGCAGTATGCGGATAAAAAGCTCAACGAGCAGGACTGA
- a CDS encoding helix-turn-helix transcriptional regulator, which yields MRYPRIRELREDRDLTQKEMADYLNCSQVSYSYYEIGSRSIPTEVLIQLARYHHTSTDYLLGLTNRREPYPSAPARQE from the coding sequence ATGCGCTATCCCCGCATACGAGAGCTGCGGGAGGACAGGGATTTGACACAGAAAGAGATGGCTGATTACCTGAACTGCAGCCAGGTATCCTATTCCTACTACGAGATTGGCTCTCGCAGCATACCCACGGAAGTCCTCATCCAGCTGGCCCGCTACCATCACACCAGTACTGACTACCTGCTGGGTCTGACCAACCGTAGGGAACCTTACCCCAGTGCCCCTGCCCGGCAGGAGTGA
- a CDS encoding helix-turn-helix transcriptional regulator — protein sequence MNPIREYRLKRKLTQEELAEMVGVDRSNVAKWETGVHKPRADMLVLLAKVLQCSVDELLREGAG from the coding sequence ATGAACCCAATTCGCGAATATCGCCTGAAGCGCAAGCTGACACAGGAGGAACTAGCCGAGATGGTGGGCGTAGACCGCTCCAACGTAGCCAAATGGGAGACAGGAGTACACAAGCCCCGGGCAGACATGCTGGTCCTATTGGCAAAAGTTTTGCAATGTTCTGTTGACGAGTTGCTGAGGGAGGGGGCGGGATGA
- a CDS encoding LytTR family DNA-binding domain-containing protein gives MNIKIAVCDSSRESVDCLKDLIVRQKPGTRVQAFASAEELLALGEEFDIYFLDIKGAGGMELARHLRAREQGRRHIIIFVTGYREYMEAAFDVQAFHYLVKPIDREKFAQVLEKACREAEFLHQQGEDHVILKVRGREGEMESRKVLLRDIHFVESNNKNVIFHTEGDVFSAQGTMEEFEERLGAGFYRCHRCFIVNMAKITAYNQREIQVAGGETVMLAHKRYGAFVKEYLRYARGGGMVSV, from the coding sequence GTGAACATAAAGATAGCCGTTTGCGACAGCAGCAGGGAGTCAGTAGACTGCCTGAAAGACTTGATTGTCAGGCAAAAGCCCGGAACAAGGGTACAGGCCTTTGCCTCGGCAGAGGAACTATTGGCTTTGGGCGAGGAGTTTGATATATATTTCCTGGATATAAAGGGAGCCGGAGGCATGGAACTGGCCCGTCATCTGCGGGCACGGGAGCAGGGGCGGCGCCATATCATCATCTTTGTCACGGGTTACAGGGAGTATATGGAGGCGGCCTTTGATGTGCAGGCGTTCCATTATCTCGTGAAGCCTATCGACAGAGAAAAATTTGCGCAAGTGCTGGAAAAAGCCTGCCGGGAAGCAGAATTCCTGCATCAGCAGGGAGAAGACCACGTGATTCTGAAGGTGCGGGGCCGGGAGGGGGAGATGGAAAGTCGCAAGGTGCTCTTGCGGGATATCCACTTTGTGGAGAGCAATAACAAGAATGTGATTTTCCATACTGAGGGCGATGTTTTCTCAGCTCAGGGCACCATGGAGGAGTTTGAGGAAAGGCTGGGGGCTGGTTTTTACCGCTGCCATCGCTGTTTCATCGTGAACATGGCCAAAATCACTGCTTACAACCAGAGGGAAATCCAGGTGGCAGGGGGAGAGACGGTCATGCTGGCCCACAAGCGCTACGGGGCCTTTGTGAAGGAATATCTCCGCTATGCCAGGGGAGGAGGTATGGTGAGTGTTTGA
- a CDS encoding SMI1/KNR4 family protein → MEWKYVEPLEKVNAVEVFLKNQGISVSKEVVTFIVKHNAGRPAVNRFDTNKRKECVFDGVFSYNEKDPENIYGIYKGELKESLKKAGLFPFGMEPGGDLICVDMKNKGRICIFGLESGEVEFIAGNINDMMNKLY, encoded by the coding sequence GTGGAGTGGAAATATGTCGAACCTTTGGAAAAGGTCAATGCGGTAGAAGTCTTTCTGAAGAATCAGGGAATATCTGTGTCAAAAGAGGTTGTGACGTTTATAGTTAAACACAATGCTGGTCGTCCTGCTGTGAATCGCTTTGATACGAACAAGAGAAAAGAATGTGTTTTTGATGGAGTGTTTTCTTATAATGAGAAAGATCCTGAGAACATATATGGAATTTATAAAGGCGAATTAAAAGAATCACTGAAGAAAGCTGGTTTGTTTCCTTTTGGCATGGAGCCAGGTGGCGATTTGATTTGTGTTGACATGAAAAACAAGGGAAGGATATGTATATTTGGATTGGAAAGCGGTGAGGTTGAATTTATAGCTGGGAATATAAATGATATGATGAATAAACTATATTAA
- a CDS encoding DUF3944 domain-containing protein: protein MIFDKAREIIAGSREYRRDADLEILANADNEDLKILVEYLTKDKEGNKLINEELTSLDKYKSNPDNPKSYWQEIARELQLYGGNTLVSALRGKGVPYREILCDVCDKMKVNYSKNSNIGLIELNFLEKIITDVIEKMNDEERKEFVDILGIDVASNSAIPVIGAVRAEIM from the coding sequence ATGATATTCGATAAAGCAAGGGAGATAATTGCAGGAAGTCGTGAGTACCGTCGTGATGCGGATTTGGAAATATTAGCAAATGCCGATAATGAGGATTTAAAAATTCTGGTGGAATATTTGACAAAGGATAAGGAAGGAAACAAACTAATTAATGAGGAATTGACATCTCTTGATAAATACAAATCCAATCCAGATAATCCCAAGAGTTATTGGCAGGAGATTGCCAGAGAATTGCAGTTATATGGCGGCAATACATTGGTTTCTGCTCTTAGGGGGAAGGGTGTGCCTTATCGTGAAATTCTATGTGATGTTTGTGACAAGATGAAAGTAAATTACAGTAAAAATTCTAATATTGGGCTTATAGAATTAAATTTTTTGGAAAAAATTATTACAGATGTTATTGAAAAAATGAATGATGAAGAAAGAAAAGAGTTCGTCGATATATTGGGAATCGATGTTGCCAGCAATTCTGCGATTCCTGTTATCGGTGCTGTTCGTGCAGAAATAATGTAA
- a CDS encoding ATP-binding protein, with translation MGIVTNTKEYIQQRMIPVGRAIGDGIAHVAGFSPKQINEAEEKRSRYLQSMPDMESDKIKNVIQSNMGAIAVEVYQAYFEQLKTVYEPLGFVSERFDSDNRIRYFDITKWVVDRDEKSLDKLINVYHVLSEEECNIALIYNRNRESCRLTLGIVNNNLSADPAIADNYQERIAGALKGNFPGTCFEEAQCGIPNVFTEIANELGQTKSVAVVSNIASDKSESFISQSIEKLLDGFVPENEGQEYAVVLLAKPVRDQLERKNRLYDMYSRLAPYAEWENQYSYMESESLSSSATLGANINVSTGAHASGNVTAGTGHSHSVSSGNNSGAGLSFTPFGIGGSISGGSSSSTTDTYSAFESSGISSGVSAALNFGASFSRSAGVAVQSGKNEGIILKQINFAIKHTLEIIESQIKRIEESSALGMWEFAAYVVSDSSIVANNVAHMYLALTQGESSYVTKTNVNLWDGSRERQYSYAILSNIYRLQHPVFARRLSYEKEWLMYPTLITPTTALSGKELSKALNFPRKSVGGLPVLEMASFGREIIKLRDTPNDKEKRMNIGRIYHMGIEENNPVYFNMNSLNTHTFVTGSTGSGKSNMVYRLLDELKRHKIPWLVIEPAKGEYKDVFGGMSDVTTYGTNPFKVPNLLKVNPFSFPDDVHVLEHIDRLVEIFNACWPMYAAMPAILREAIERAYEECGWNLNLSKGIGVYPDFSTILEILPVVIDSSAYSADTTSDYKGALITRIRSLTRGIHGLVFSGDISAAELFSRNAIVDLSRIGSQETKSLIMGILVLKLQEYRMSEGNQPNMMLRHVTVLEEAHNLLRKTSSEQSQESSNLAGQAVVMLSNAIAEMRTYGEGFVIVDQSPGLMDMSVVRNTNTKIIMRLPDEGDRELVGRAAGLNDAQIEELARLEMGVAAAFQSDWVEPVLVKVTKFENMQPLKKRYGTENFEWYDKEPEAVRKFLRNAMDLEQEQLSTEDKDILRKWYKRLGLSLKAQYVFDEILNGKMLNEEAQLLVILGIAGQRASAMLSKEAMIHEIDSIFRGRYGIDSESDVIRETNYLIRNFLPDILGQDRKAGVVL, from the coding sequence ATGGGAATCGTGACAAATACGAAGGAATATATACAGCAGAGAATGATTCCTGTAGGGAGAGCAATAGGTGATGGTATTGCACATGTCGCTGGTTTTAGTCCAAAGCAGATTAATGAGGCAGAGGAAAAAAGAAGCAGATACCTTCAATCCATGCCTGATATGGAATCAGATAAAATTAAAAATGTCATACAGAGCAATATGGGGGCTATAGCAGTAGAAGTATATCAAGCTTATTTTGAACAATTGAAAACTGTTTATGAACCCCTAGGATTTGTTTCGGAACGCTTTGATTCTGATAATAGGATTCGATATTTTGATATAACTAAATGGGTGGTAGATAGGGACGAAAAAAGTTTGGATAAACTCATTAATGTTTATCATGTGTTAAGTGAAGAAGAATGCAACATTGCGTTGATTTACAATAGGAATAGGGAGTCATGTCGTTTAACATTGGGGATTGTGAATAACAATTTAAGTGCTGATCCAGCTATTGCCGATAATTATCAGGAGCGCATAGCAGGGGCCTTGAAAGGTAATTTCCCGGGTACTTGTTTTGAAGAAGCCCAATGCGGTATACCTAATGTATTCACTGAGATTGCCAATGAACTTGGACAAACAAAATCTGTGGCAGTGGTTTCAAATATTGCCTCAGATAAATCTGAAAGCTTTATAAGTCAAAGTATAGAAAAACTTCTAGATGGATTCGTTCCTGAGAATGAGGGACAAGAGTATGCAGTTGTTCTATTGGCAAAGCCGGTCAGAGATCAATTGGAAAGAAAAAACAGATTGTATGATATGTATTCCAGATTGGCTCCTTATGCAGAGTGGGAGAACCAATATTCATATATGGAATCAGAAAGTCTATCCTCTTCTGCAACATTAGGTGCCAATATAAATGTAAGCACAGGAGCTCATGCAAGTGGTAATGTAACAGCAGGAACGGGTCATTCACATTCTGTTTCCAGTGGCAATAATTCTGGTGCAGGTCTCTCATTTACACCATTTGGAATTGGAGGAAGTATAAGCGGGGGAAGCTCAAGTAGTACCACGGACACATATAGTGCATTTGAATCCTCTGGAATAAGCAGTGGCGTGAGTGCAGCTTTGAATTTTGGTGCATCATTTTCTCGTTCGGCAGGTGTGGCGGTTCAGTCAGGGAAAAATGAAGGAATAATCCTGAAACAAATAAATTTTGCTATAAAGCATACCTTGGAAATTATTGAATCTCAAATAAAGAGGATAGAGGAAAGTTCTGCCCTTGGAATGTGGGAATTTGCAGCTTATGTTGTTTCTGATAGTTCCATTGTCGCTAATAATGTGGCTCATATGTATTTGGCTCTTACCCAAGGAGAATCTTCATATGTAACAAAGACAAATGTGAATCTTTGGGATGGTTCCAGAGAAAGGCAGTATTCATATGCTATTCTATCTAATATATATAGGTTGCAACATCCAGTGTTTGCGAGGAGATTATCTTATGAAAAAGAATGGCTCATGTATCCTACCCTGATAACGCCAACAACTGCATTATCAGGGAAGGAATTGTCCAAGGCATTAAATTTCCCGCGTAAATCGGTTGGGGGCCTGCCTGTTTTAGAAATGGCTTCCTTCGGCAGAGAAATAATAAAGTTAAGGGATACACCTAATGATAAAGAAAAGAGAATGAATATTGGGCGTATTTATCATATGGGAATTGAAGAAAACAATCCCGTATATTTTAATATGAATTCTTTGAACACGCATACTTTTGTAACAGGTTCGACAGGTAGTGGCAAATCAAATATGGTTTATCGATTGCTGGATGAATTGAAGCGCCATAAAATTCCTTGGCTGGTTATTGAACCTGCCAAAGGTGAATATAAAGATGTTTTTGGGGGAATGTCAGATGTTACTACCTATGGGACAAATCCATTTAAGGTTCCCAATCTGTTGAAAGTAAATCCCTTTAGTTTCCCAGATGATGTGCATGTGTTGGAGCATATTGATAGGCTGGTAGAAATTTTCAATGCTTGTTGGCCTATGTATGCAGCGATGCCTGCAATCTTGCGGGAAGCCATAGAACGAGCGTATGAGGAATGTGGCTGGAATCTTAACCTGTCTAAGGGAATCGGTGTATATCCTGATTTCAGCACTATTTTGGAGATACTCCCCGTGGTTATTGATTCTTCGGCATATTCTGCTGATACTACCAGTGATTACAAGGGGGCGTTAATTACGCGCATACGTTCTCTCACGCGGGGGATTCATGGCTTGGTTTTCAGTGGGGATATTTCTGCTGCTGAACTATTCAGTCGTAATGCAATTGTTGATTTGAGCAGGATTGGTTCTCAGGAGACAAAATCATTGATTATGGGGATATTGGTTCTGAAATTACAGGAATATCGGATGTCGGAAGGGAATCAACCCAATATGATGCTACGGCACGTCACGGTGCTGGAAGAAGCCCATAATCTACTGAGAAAAACTTCATCAGAGCAGTCCCAAGAGAGTTCGAACCTTGCTGGACAGGCGGTAGTTATGCTGTCCAATGCTATTGCAGAGATGCGTACATATGGGGAAGGATTTGTTATTGTTGATCAGTCGCCAGGATTGATGGATATGTCGGTTGTTCGAAATACGAACACGAAAATCATCATGCGTCTGCCTGACGAAGGCGATAGGGAACTGGTTGGTCGTGCGGCAGGACTTAATGATGCACAGATTGAGGAACTGGCCAGGCTGGAAATGGGAGTTGCGGCTGCGTTCCAAAGTGATTGGGTAGAGCCTGTACTGGTTAAAGTGACAAAATTTGAGAATATGCAGCCTTTGAAGAAAAGGTATGGCACCGAGAATTTTGAATGGTATGATAAGGAGCCAGAGGCTGTCCGTAAGTTTCTGCGAAACGCGATGGATTTAGAGCAAGAGCAGCTTTCGACAGAAGATAAAGATATTCTTCGTAAATGGTACAAGCGTTTGGGGTTAAGTTTAAAAGCGCAGTATGTATTTGATGAAATCTTGAATGGGAAAATGCTCAATGAGGAAGCTCAGCTGCTTGTTATTTTAGGAATAGCAGGACAAAGAGCGTCGGCAATGCTGTCAAAGGAAGCGATGATACATGAAATAGATAGTATTTTTAGGGGACGTTATGGCATTGACTCTGAAAGTGACGTTATCCGTGAAACGAATTATCTTATAAGGAACTTCTTGCCAGATATTTTGGGGCAAGACAGGAAAGCAGGTGTTGTGTTATGA